ACGGGACTTGGATTCAGCCTTTTACCGTGTAGCTGTGGAGAAGTTCCGTAACCACTCTGAGCTTCTAtattcccccttttttttttttttttttggtaaagtagGGTTAATAACTTGTCTCCCAGAGTGCCTGCTACTGCAGATTAGCAGCAAAAGTCAGTTTCTACTCTTTTGCCATTGACTGTGAATGGCATGGAACCTCCAAACTGAGTTTTTCCTTCATCTTCTTTCAAATCCCTAGTCCTCACCTTCTTTTGTATTCATAACTGTTATCTTTAACTTCTAGCATCCCTTTTGCCTACCTCTAACCCTCTCACTAGTCTATTGCCCTTTCATTCTTTGAAGTATCATCTCTGGCCCTTATCACAGATCTCCAGGAAGCATCTTATAGCCCTGAGAACTTAAAGACCTTAAGTCCCCAGACCCATCAGAACAAAGAAAAGCCCTTACCCTTTCTTAAATGACTTCTTTTCCCATCCTTGTAAGCTCATTCCCTTAAGGGCCAAATACTGTTAATTTGCAATCAATGAAAAGGGAATGaggggggaaaaagagaaagaaacaaaacacaacttAAGATTTGGCTCAATTATATATttgaaggtattttattttttctaaaaacaatagaaaaaaaatcaactttaaaaaggaaaatgtacttaaataaaaaaattatactatATAGTAGGTATACCtactataaattttattaaagttattTACATTTAATGGCTATATTTACAAAGGAAAATTGGGTGAAATTCaggagtttttaaaaacaattcttaaaTACAAAtctgttaaaggaaaaaaaaaatggtaagcataaaaaaaaagttcttttatgCCCAAAGTTCCATTTGAGGCAGTTTATAGTATGGCTAAATCTTTCAGTCTTAAAGATCCAGCCAAGGTTGTGAGGTTGTTCATGCATATGAAAGACGTTCCTATGTAAGGAGttgacagaggaacctttttcctcACTTTCCCTTAGTAACAAATGAGAATTTCCTGAGGGAGTTCAGTTCCTCCCTCCAATAGGTCAATTTAGGCGCAAGAGTTCCGTATCTGTTCAAGTTTGAGTTTCAACTGTTCTCGCCTCTTCCGCAACACGTCTTTTTCTGAAATGAGCTTTTGCTCCTCTGCTTGGACCGACAGGATGTATGCTGTGGCTTTTTTAAGGATAACTACTTTGGGGGCTTTTTCATTGTTCTCCAACTCTGGGATCTGGTCACGAAGAGCAAAAAAGCTGCGTTTCAGCTCGTTTCTCCTCTGGCGCTCCAAAACGTTGTGTGTCCGCCTCTTGTCATTCTCCTCCGTGTCCGAAGACCTCGGGCTGGCACATTTGCGGTTGTTGCTGATCTGTTTCAGGACCCTGCCACTGTCCAACTTAGCCCTCTTGGCGGCGGGATAGTCCTTCCTAGTGGAGGGGGGCGCTGCGTAATTGTGCTGATGCGTAGACACGTGGCATCTCTTTAGGACCAACGGGCTGTGAGGAGGTTTGCTGTGGCTGCCGGCAGAGGGTGACCCCGATTCTGACCTTTTGGCAGGGGGCTGCCTCTTTTCCACAGAGACAACATCAATTTCTTCCTCATCCTCTTGTTCTTCCtctttaagaaagaaaggaaaaaaatcacccaGTTAACAACGGTTTCCTTAAAGCAATCAATGACTAGATGAAATTAATACTATGCCAATACAAGGGATTATTAGGTAAGAGAGGACCCAGaggacttccctgccagtccagtggttaagactccatgcttccaacacagggggcaagttttgatccctagttggggaactaagaatcccacatgccattgggtgaggctaaaaaaaaaaaaaaaaaaaaggaccctgGCACAAAGTTATTCCCAGACAGGTAGCCAATGATCTCTGCTTTTCTTCTCAAGAAGGGAGAGTCTCAGGCAGGAAAATGACAGCTGGGTTTATGGCACAGACAAGAAAATTACAATTTACCAGGATACAGCATTGATGCCAATTCTTACCTAAGACTTAATGAGGCCCTGGACACACCCAGACAAAGCACATTCCCAAGCACCTCCTATTTGCAAGGGACTTTACCAAGAAGCCTTCAGGTGTTGCAAATGATAGCTGCAAATCTTTGGTATAACTTTAGCAACTCCCTATCTTACTGGaagtgcaaaaagaaaaaacaaaaaaaaacaaaaaaacaagtccTGCAGCTTTGCCAAAAGTCCTAGAAGGTGGGGGAAGGAAAAACCGAAGTCCAATTTTGTAAAGGATTGGCTTTTAGTGTTCAAAAGAGGTGCAAAGATCCCAACTCAGTCCATACACTTTTAAGGCACTTTCACTAGCTCCCGGCGCTCAGGGGGAGGCTGCCCGGTCTCTGTACACTGCCCCTCTTCATTTTTGTTGATCTGTAGTCCACTAAATCCCAACAActcagaagggaggagggaggtaaTTCATTCACTCTCGGAGATCAATCCTCTCTTAACTCCACAACGACGACTCGCCCCGCCCCCTTCCAGGGCAATTAAAATGCTTAAGAGGGGTAAGAGGGAGCGGATTGAGTTGCTAGATAAGCTAGAAGatttaaaaacccaaaagaaattcctaaggggagggaagggaaaggagaggacTGGCCACTAGGGCGATCTTAGGGGAAGGAGTGGGAAGAACACTAAAGCTCAGTGTTTCAGGGATGGTGAGCTCCCAAACTCTTCCAGACctgacatttctttttcaaatataaggagaaaaaggcagtggggggcagtgggggggggggggcaactGAAGTATGGCCCCTTGAGTTGGCAGCCAATGAGAATAGGAAAGAGCCAGCCGACCCCTCTGACGCGCCTGGAGGGTCCCAGCTTACCAGAGTCGCTGCTGGTCGTGGGTGGGGTCTCCTCGTGGAGAGCCAGGGGCTCGGGACTGGCCCGCGGGGAGGACTCAGCAGAGGAGAGCAGAGAGtcagaggagggggagaaggcGGTGGAGTCCGGGGAGGCGCAGGGCTTGGGCGAGCTGCTGTCGTTGAGCGGGTAGGGGAAGACCACCGAGGGGTCGATGCATTCAGAGGCGGCGGCGCTCAGGTCCTGCAGGTACAAGCTGGAGGTGGAGCAGCCGCCGTGCCCGCGGGCGGGGCTCGGGCTGCCGCCGTCTTTGCGCGCAGCCTGGTAAGAGGCCAGCTTCTCCGAGACGAGCTTGGCGGCGGCCGAGAAGCCGCTCCACATACAGTCCTGGATGATGATGTTTTTGATGAGGGTCTCATCGTCGGGGTCGCAGATGAAGCTCTGGTTCACCATGTCGCCTCCCAGCAGCTCGGTCACCATCTCCAACCGGTCCGCGGAGGAAaagctgccgccgccgccgtcgtCGTCTCCCCTGGGCGAGAAGGAGGCGACCGCGACGTACGACGGCGAGCAGAGCCCGGAGCGGCGGCTAGGGGACAGGGGCGGGGTGGGCAGCAGCTCGAATTTCTTCCAGATGTCCTCGCTGGGCGCCGGCGGCTGCAGTtcgctctgctgctgctggtggtagAAGTTCTCCTCCTCGTCGCAGTAGAAATAAGGCTGCACCGAATCGTAGTCGAGGTCATAGTTTCTGTTGGCGAAGCTGACGTTGAGGGGCATCGCGGTAGCCTGCCGGAGGGGGCACACAAAGACGGGGCAAGTCTTGAGTTAAAGGGGTCTTGGATGGTGCCGAAACCCCCACGCAGCGCGCAC
This sequence is a window from Ovis canadensis isolate MfBH-ARS-UI-01 breed Bighorn chromosome 9, ARS-UI_OviCan_v2, whole genome shotgun sequence. Protein-coding genes within it:
- the MYC gene encoding myc proto-oncogene protein — protein: MPLNVSFANRNYDLDYDSVQPYFYCDEEENFYHQQQQSELQPPAPSEDIWKKFELLPTPPLSPSRRSGLCSPSYVAVASFSPRGDDDGGGGSFSSADRLEMVTELLGGDMVNQSFICDPDDETLIKNIIIQDCMWSGFSAAAKLVSEKLASYQAARKDGGSPSPARGHGGCSTSSLYLQDLSAAASECIDPSVVFPYPLNDSSSPKPCASPDSTAFSPSSDSLLSSAESSPRASPEPLALHEETPPTTSSDSEEEQEDEEEIDVVSVEKRQPPAKRSESGSPSAGSHSKPPHSPLVLKRCHVSTHQHNYAAPPSTRKDYPAAKRAKLDSGRVLKQISNNRKCASPRSSDTEENDKRRTHNVLERQRRNELKRSFFALRDQIPELENNEKAPKVVILKKATAYILSVQAEEQKLISEKDVLRKRREQLKLKLEQIRNSCA